The Rhizoctonia solani chromosome 13, complete sequence nucleotide sequence CTCGTCAAACTGAGATTTAACTAGGAAAAGATATGAGTAGAGTTTGTATCTTATGGAGAACCACCTATCTTATACTCGCTTAGCTTAGCTTATTTCGGCAAGTGTTTCATTCCGCTAGCTTTTTCAGTTCGTATCACTTGCGATTGGATACAGCTCTGGTTCACCTGGTTTAATTCATCATATCGTACCAACACCGTCTATGCTTGTATATCTCCCTTTGTCTGATGTGCCGAGGTCGGAATATTTGTACGTAAGCTTTAAGCATGGCTGAGCGAGTGGCAACGCGGGTGAACCTACTGCCCGTATTATCATCACCTTGGTAAGAAAATGTAAGATTAAGAGGTGGTGTAACTCTGCGGGCTGCGTCCCACGACCAGTACTGGGTCCGGGAGCCCCGAATTTACGAGATCACTTGCTGCCTCGGCGAGTGGGTCGAGCAACGTGCTCaatgtctttttcttccGACCCTTCTTCCCTTTCACCACAATATCGAGCGGCGATTGCCCGTCCGGCCATTAGTACCACTCATGGCCAGCATGGGCGTCTTCCCATCTGCCGGGTTGCACTCTGCAGCGAGGAGGCAGATTTTCCTATGTAGGCGCGCCCCGCATACGGGCGACTCTTGGAAGTGAGAGGTCCTAGCTTCAATAATTAGCTTGTCTCTTGTATGAAAACAACCATTACTACATTTGGTATATTATAAGGTACACTCGACGATAATGCTATTAATACAGGATCGATATCAAATGAAGGTGATGTGTTAATAAGTAAGGTAAGCCCCAAACTAGGGACGTTGAACTGCGACGGGAATATATGCGTCTGGTGGTGGGGGAATAAAGCCAAAGAAAGGATGTAAGCTGACTGGAATAAGGGTTACTGGTAAGTATAGGGAGGGAGGAAGTAAGGGTGCTGTGCTAGTCTCTGTAAGGGGAACTTGGGTTAAGGAAAACCGTAAGTCCACATGAGAGGCAGGAAAAAAGATAAAAGGTAAAGAGAGGAATGCACAAGTGAAGGTGTGCTCGCTGGCTGTAGGTTAGAGCGCTATGGGTGACCTTCAGTAGAACTATTTAAACCAGGGTTACTCGGAATTACATGGTGGTATAGAGGATGACTTACGCAATAACGGCGTGAGGTCAGTAGTTTCTCAGCCGCATTCTCCTCGGCCTTGCGTTTGCTAGTTCCCCAGCCTATAACGTACGGGTCCACCAAACTCTCTTCTGCGCCATACATAATCACTGTTGGGTAAAAGAATAACAAGACACTGTTAACGTTGAATGAGAGGGTGATTATGAGATAAACATACAACGAGGTTGAAGTACCGAACCAGGTACATTGGAGAGATGGTCAAATATGATAGAGCCGGTATCAACGGAAAGTCGGTCTTGGGAGATGCGCGATAGGGACAATCTCTTCGCATCCAAATCGGATTGGCCATGTGCTTGGTATCGGTCGCCATAGTTGATAATTTGGGGGACTAATAAAATCAAGGGTAAGGTTATATGCTATATCGGTAAAGTAAGAAACACACAAAAGGAATGGCTTGGTATTGCATTTGGTCAGTTTGGTGGTAGAAACCCTGAGTTGTGAACTGAATATGGCCAATATGAACTCGATCAGACCAGACGTTTAATTGATCTCTATAACCGGAAGTCCTAGACGGGGTATAAATGCGAGTATAAAACCGAGTCATTCAGATGAGAGCACGAAAACGGACAAGGAATGAATGGATCATTATATATGTGGCGCGCACTAGATTTTATGTGCCGAAATGGAGCATAGCACCCAGTATGCGAAGCTGAATATGGTTCTGGGACCCCTTTCAGAGAAGTACGCATGGCTTTCCAGAATAATTAGGGTGAATCGGCGGGAGGGAGCGCACATCAGTGCTGTATACGGGCAAAAACACCTACAACCCCATCGCGAATTGGAGCACTTTGATTGGGCGCGAGCTCCAGTATTTCATACGTCTAGAAAGAAGGCGGACAACGGTCAGGTAAGGTTACAAGGGCGGGATTGGCGGGGGAGGGGCGTTAGCTGGAGGGAATCAGATAAATTTGCCCACCCATAGCACAAGGCGACCTTTTTACCTTTCTGAGTGAGAAATTGAAATGAAGCCCACCGCTTTTACAACGTGGATCACAATGGCTAGTAAACGTACTCACCTTCGAGAGCTTTTGCAGTTCAGCTCTAAGCGAAATCTTCACGTCCACACGTCATTCCGTTCTGTGGAGTATGGCCATTGGTTGGTAAAATCCACGGCTAAGCCATTGGGCGTACCGGGGGGCTGTGTGACGCGTGTAGCGTCCGCAGAAAGTAAGGAGAAATGCTGCGTCAAAGTAGTGACACGGTCACCTGCCTGGATAAATCTCATTGAGGGGCGCGATGCAGGAGTCCAGGCACGTCACTGAGTGAGCTAGACAGTGTGCGAGAGTTCGAAAGCCGTACGACTGCGGCAGGAATTGCTGATAGAAATTCGCGCAACGCACGAATGGGATAGAATCCGATGACGAGTCTAACCGAGAGCGATGAGTATGTTCAGGCCGACGTCAAGTTTGAGTGTATTGCCGGAGAATAAAACAAATAGTTCTAGGGTGGACACTAAATACAGTTTGAGCCTTGGGACTAAACCAGGGTCAGAATCTCGAGGGAACGAGCATGAAGAAGGGGTAATATTGCGCGGTCGTGGTCATCGATCAGTTGATCATTTCAGCTTGCGTTTAAAGTTACCAGATGTAACATCATGATTCTATCCACAATAAATTGTTTTCGGGATGAAGCCACACACGAACCTTGGAGCCAAGCGAGTTCAATGCAACTAAATGACTTAAAAGAATGAATACAAACAGAGAGCGGGTCACAATCTGATCTGATCGGCTAACAGTCTGAGCGACGCATGTAACAACACAGGAGTATGAAGTAAACAGGAAAGGAAAGGGATGTTTTGAACAAACGCAGGCACAGTGAGGAAATCCAGATGGTCGAGACAAAGAGAAAAACACAGATGATAGTCAATAGTGATATACGAATAGGTACTCGATGATTGGTATGtacaaggaaaggaaaggaaggGCCGGAGGTGATGCTAGATGGTCCGTCGTGCGACATGGATGGGAGGGCAAGGCAAATGGCGCGTATAGAGGTGTGCAGGGTACGGCGGATCGGGGAGGTAAAGGGGATGGCGGGACGAACACACCGAGCACACCGCGCGACAAGTCTATACAATGAGATCGAATGGGAAAAAACCAAAGAGCCGGAAAAGAGGAAAGGAAATCTAGAAGGAGTAGGTTGAACTAATAGCTACTGGTTAGATAAACAAGGAATCGAGTGGCCATCAAATATGATGGGGACCATCTATGCCGACGATACTTTTTCGAATTCCTTTAGCAGGAGCTCTCTTGGCGGGACGGGAGGCTCGCCGTATACGGAAATATTGTTGGCCATCTCTTCAGCCCCGGCCCTATCAAGCCCAGCAGCATGGATCATACGCGCGAGCCATTCGTACGTTTTGGGTACATCGATGCTCAAGTCGTCGGCCATCTCGATGGTGGGAATCATGCCACGCTCAAATCCTTCAGGGGAAATGACAGATCGAGAACGAGCAGCAGAGAAAAGCTTCTCAGTAAGGACAACAACCTTATTTCCTCCATCCATGGAAGCATTGACAAgcttgtcaacaaacaagtGCCGATGCTCGGATGGAAGAGCTTCGAGGGCTAAAATTGCTTCATCAATGTTCTCGACACCAAGATATTCCTGTATAGCGTGTCAGTATCTTGTCAACTTCGATTCACATCAAAACGTACCTTGACATCCTCCTTCACTTTGTCTGGATTTCTTCCTCGGTCAAAGCCACTGGTGCTTCCTCTTTGTCTTCTTCCTTATCTTCCTCCTTGCCATCGCCCTTGTCGTTGTCGGCCTCAGTGGGCTTGGTCCTTGGCAACAAATTaagcttcttcctctctcCGGCGCCCGCAACAACAGGGGATCCACCGGGTCCAAGGTCAACGCTAGGCTTGCGGCTATTCGCTGTGCGCTCGGTAGGAGGGGGAGGTCCATCGACAGTTCCACCGCTCAGAGCAGAGAACATGTTCGCACCGGAGGCGCGGCCGATGCTCGAATCACGTTTGTTCGCATCTTTCTTGCTAAACACACTTGAAGGGCCGAATTGGATGCCAGTTGGCTTGGAAATTTTGCCAAATTGAGAGAGATCGCCTGCACGCGCGGGTGGTCGACTGGCCCCAGCTCCACCAGCGACGTTCCAACCATCGGGTTCGGTCGCATTAGCACCGCGGTGCTCACCTCGTCGGGATCCGCCACGAGAAACACCGTGTCGACCCGAGTCGTCGAGAGGAATCTTGGTGTGTCGGAGGGGGACGAGGGGCGGCGGAACGTGCTTGCCAGTGTCGCGCACGCAGTTCGATAACGTCCTGTATGGGAATGAATACCAGCATATATGAAAGCGCATACTGGCGACTTACCTGCAACATAAACTGCATACGAGAGTTGATACTGCTGCCCTTGGCCATCTCCTGCATACGCTCGAAGTAGATATCCATATGATTCCTCGCCTTGGGGTTATCCAGGCTCTGCCCAACGGTCGTCAAGAGTTTACACAAGCTCTCgatttcctcttcttcgggGTTGACCACGTTCGAAAGCAACTTCTTGATACATTCATGCATAATACGTTCCGTCAACATTTGCAACTTGAACAGTTCACCGATGAATCGGACCAAACCGAGACCTTGACGCTTGGCCTTGGCGGCAGCATAATACTCGTCAGAATACAAGACCGCCTCGCCGTTTTCAGTGGACGCGGCTTCAGCAGCCTTGTCTTCCCCTGCTTTCGAGGCAGCGGCAGCAAGAGCGGCCTCCTTGGGCGTTCCATCCGCGCTCAAAGTCTTCTTGGCATCGGTTAAGCAAGTACTTGCGGAATAGCATCCCACCAGTGATTGGTTGACCCTCCGAGTTGCGAATTGTCTCGTCCTGAACATTGGGAGAAACGCTCCATCATCTTGCGGCACAGACGAGCATACATCTCGCTAAATGCAGCTTCGTCCTTGGCCTTTTCGAAAACGAGTTTGATGACTTGCATAAGGGTGCTCCCGTCCTTTTCTTGCTCAGATTTGTTAGCCCACTCGATAATCTGGTCGGAGATCGAATCGAATTATCCATCGTAAGCTTGTTGAGAAGTGCTTTGACTTTGCGATCCACAAGCTGGCGCTCTTCGAGTTGCTGGGGCGTGCGCAAGGTGCTCCCGGCGACCCAACGGTTCTCGCTCTGTTCGAGCGGAACAACAGGCTCAAGGTTTGCGGTTGATTCGCAGGAGTTTGGAATCCACTGGCGCGAGGATTGTCGCCACGGTGCTGACCACGTTGACTACGAGTGCGCTTGGCCTCACGAGGACCTGCGCCACCAACGCCCCTTGACTCGCGCTCCTGGACATGGGTGTGAGGCGACCAGCTGCACCACTGCCAAAGGCCATGCCAGACCTGGCCGCATTGGAGGCATCGAACCGAGCTTGAGAGGAAGATGGAGACTGGAAATTGCCCATGGCGAATCCGCCCTTGGCAAGACCGGGGCCGAGTCCAAGTCCGACAGAGCCCTGGcgctggagggggggagcgTTGCCCATGCCCATTGAGCCGACGCGACGACCCCTGCACGCGCGCCACCGGGATACCCTGCACCCTGTTCGCCGGGTTCGAGGCCGATAGCATCGAGGGGAGGGAGCGAATCGGGTTTTCTCTTTGCACACGTTCAAATTGCAACAAGAATTCGCGATCATATCTATGAAATCGATGAGCTTTGATCGATCTGAGATCAAAGTGTGTACACACCTAAACTTGCCAGGAGTGGCCGCAATATTAAGATCCGGATTGGGTGTCTTGATGGTCTCGGGGTATGGGACTACATTCAAGTCCTCAATGATCCGGGCGCTAGCCAGTGCAGAGGGGGGCGCAGCACTACGATTGCCCTGTGCAGAGGTAAGATCCAAGGGACCAGGAACAGGACGCTTGGGCCGCTCGTTGGCCTGGGAGGTCGTAATGGAAAGAGGGGATGGGCGTCCTGGAGCCGTAGTAGAATTGGATAGAGGTGATGGACGGTCGGGAATGGTAGAAGGTAACAGGCCATTGGGAGGTTTTGGGGAAGAGATGGGAGATGCGGGAACAGTATCGCGCGCCTCTTCGGTAGCAGCCTCCTTAGCCTCGGCCTCTTCTTTAGCAGCATCAACCTCTGCTTTAGCCTTGGCCTCGGCCTCTGCTTTAGCCTTCTCTTCTTTGGCTTTAGCCTCGGCCTTCCTTAGCCTTgcgttcctcttcttccttgagcTTGCGCTCCATTTCTTCTTTCGCCTttcgttcttcctcctctttggccTTTCGTTCAGCTTCCTCCTTCGCCTTGCGCTCCGCTCTTTgcgttcctcctcctcccggGCCTTTCGcgcttcctcttccttgaCCTTGCGTTCTGCCTCTTCCTTAGCTCGTAGCTCTTCAGCGATCCGcttttcttcctcctcttttgCTTTGCGCTCTTCGGCCTTGCGCTCGGCTTCCTCTTGACCTTGCGCTCGGCCTCTGCCTTTCGGTcggcctcctccttggctttACGTTCGGCctcttccttctccttgcgctcagcttcctccttggcTCGTTTCTCCTCCTCAATTCTCTCCCTTTCCTTGCGCTCCTTCTCCTCCTTCTCTTTGGCCAATctctccttttcttccttctCTCTGGCTAAGCGTTCGTTCTTCTGCTGCTCGGTCTCCATGCGTACCACGACGTTCGGGCGCTTGGGTTGTATCGGAGTAGAGACCTTGGGAGATAATGGGACGCCTTCAAACGTTAATGCATCACCGCCGGGAGTGCTAATTCGGACGGGATTCGTAGGACGACGCAAACCGCCCGGAACAAACGTAGGAGCATTAACACTAAGCGAAGGAGATGGCGCACTCGGAAGAGCTTGGAGGGCGCTAGTTGTGATAGGAGGCAGAGTATGGGGGGTCGCATTATTCGTCGCAGGAGGAGTAGATGGTGGGCGAGGTTGAGCGGGCTGTGTTCGTGGAGAAGGCTGCATAGGGGGCTGGTGTATCGGAGGCATGTGATGTTGGTGTTGATGTGGTGGGTGACCGCCCCAGTACATGTACGGATTATAGTCATGAGGCGGCGGGTACTGAAGCCAAAATTAGTACAATTATAAGCAAGCCTACAGCTCTACTCACGTAATATCCAGTAGGCCCCCATTGGGGAGCCGGTGGCATCGGATGACCAGGATGGGGAGAATGATGTTGGTGAGGGTGGGCCATCGGATGCTGGTGATGCTGCTGGATTGGCATATTGTTCATACGCGGGCTCGCTGGAGGCCTCTGACCACCGCTCGTATTCGGACCGGGCAAAGGCGGCCGGCCGATTTGGGGGCTGCGTGGGAACGGGGCAGGATTGTTGCGATCACTAAAGCCGGAGCTGGCCCGCGAGGAGCCGAGGGAACTGCCGTTGGCGGCTGGTTGGCTGGCGCACTCGTGCTGGGTATGCTAGAGGGCGCCGCAGGGGTGGCAGTGACTGAGGGCGGACCCCCGCCCTGAAAGAGTGCATGTACATTAAGCTTTTTCTGCTTGCTAGGCGTAGGGGTCGTGCCGGGAGGTGTGGGCGCTGCGGCTGGAGCCGTCGACGCTCCGGTCGAGGCAGTCGTCGTCGCCGGGGCCGTGCTCGTCGGCATCGGTTGAGTAGGAGTAGGTGCAACTACTTTGATCCCATTGGTTGATGGCTGGGtggcggtaggcgtggctgggGATACGGGAGCAGGTGCGGGTTTTGATGTGGCAGCAGGGGCCGTGGCAGGGGTAGGTGCGGTGGGGGGCGGGGTGGCTACCTCTGCCTTTTTCTCGGGCGCTTGATTCGCCTCTATTGAGCCGAAGTTTATCGAGCTCGCTGAAATAAATCAAAGTTAATAAAAGTGAAAAATGGCAATTAATAAGGGGCTGACCTTGTCGATGCCCTGTGCCGTCGCAACTCCCCTCGAAGCCTGCTTTACCGTAGCATTCGCACCTGCCCAAGGGTGCTCTGGCGGCGCGATTGGGTGGTAGGGGTACTAGGTGCATTGGCAGGGGATTGAGCGCGTGACGTTGCTGAGCTCTGCGGAGGGCCTTAGACCACGCCGAGGTGGCAAGCGGAACAGACGGATTCGATGCCTTGTTTGGTGGGTTTTAACAGCAGAACTGCTCATTCTATTATTAAAGGTTATCAATTAAAATTCATCCAGTGGCTATTTATCCCTCACGAGTGCTATTCTTCGAGTCGTAGATTCTTCGCCTTCGTGGCGCAGCACAATCAGAAAAAAGCGAATAGAATTATAAGTCGTAAAAAACACCCGACCGGCAGGCTTTGCTCTGTCGAACAACAGAGATTGGCAAAGCACAAGGGGGGAGCACTGGACTCTGGACGCCGTAGTCGGTGACTGGCGGAGATGGGGATTGGGTCACGTGCCCTCCGCAAATTTCTACTAGACCACAGCCACCCAGACAGGATATGTATAGTACCCTCTTCAATCATCCCCTTGAGCTGCACTTCTGTACGTATTCTCCCAGGCCTGGGAGTGTAATCCCACTCTTATTTGTCGTAATTTACACATGTATTGCACTGTGCAGCATGTCGCCCTTGGACCATCGACGATCATCTCGAGAAACACATGTTTATCATCATTTCAAAAACGTGCTCAGGGGGATAAATCGAGCAGTGGTGTAACCACAAGTTGGTAGCCAGTAACTATGGATTACAGACAAAGCTTTTCAGCCCAGTGACAACACGGCATTTTTCTAAAGGGGAGCACAGATCAGTGGCTACAAGTTCTCGGGCTCGGACCTCCACTGGCAAGATATTCAGGGAGCATCAAGTCATTTTCCCTGATGTCATTTACCGTGGTACCATGACTTGCATGGATATCGATAGCAACACCCTAACATGAGTATACTCCCGTGGCGTAATATTTGCCTCGTGAGTATTTGGTTGGGTCCAGCCATCAAACGCCAAAGCTAGGAATGCAACTTTGAATTATTCGCCAATCATACGTCTATCGTGATTTACATCTATCTACCTAGCTTGCAGTTTAATGCTAGCATGATGCCTCAGGGAAATATAACGAAAACATCCGCCTCGCGTGGTacaattgacaacatcagaTGACGTTCACCCAAGGGAATTCATGCTGATCTCCCTAAAGGCTGTACCTGAAGCAAAGTAACTCACCCATTACGTCCACGTACGAACACGGCCAATCATTTCGTATAGCGCTATAGACCAACGACGGTCGTCTCATAAGTCTAGTACCAAGTCTGCATGCGTCctttgggtgtatgcgacTAACCACTCTGCGAGTCCAAAAAGCAAATTCCAGGTGGCTATGTTAGTAATGTTAGCATTCAAAGTTATAAATGCCACTCGTTTAAGTATTCTACTTTTAACCAATAGAATGACGACATAACCTCTGAATCATAAATCACATGAACTATGAGGTCTGGTGCTACTGCAAGTCTAGCTCTAGCATTTGAGTCACGTATGAACGAATTTGGAACGGAGCAGTTCTAACATCAACCCTGCGCAGCAGTGTGataggggggtgggggaagAGAAGGGTTTGATAGCTAGGTATCCGGCGGCCAATAATCTGTTGGCGAGAGGATTGCACCC carries:
- a CDS encoding eukaryotic translation initiation factor 4G, which codes for MHLVPLPPNRAARAPLGRCECYGKAGFEGSCDGTGHRQASSINFGSIEANQAPEKKAEVATPPPTAPTPATAPAATSKPAPAPVSPATPTATQPSTNGIKVVAPTPTQPMPTSTAPATTTASTGASTAPAAAPTPPGTTPTPSKQKKLNVHALFQGGGPPSVTATPAAPSSIPSTSAPANQPPTAVPSAPRGPAPALVIATILPRSHAAPKSAGRLCPVRIRAVQHHQHPMAHPHQHHSPHPGHPMPPAPQWGPTGYYYPPPHDYNPYMYWGGHPPHQHQHHMPPIHQPPMQPSPRTQPAQPRPPSTPPATNNATPHTLPPITTSALQALPSAPSPSLSVNAPTFVPGGLRRPTNPVRISTPGGDALTFEGVPLSPKVSTPIQPKRPNVVVRMETEQQKNERLAREKEEKERLAKEKEEKERKERERIEEEKRAKEEAERKEKEEAERKAKEEADRKAEAERKAEERKAKEEEEKRIAEELRAKEEAERKVKEEEARKAREEEERKERSARRRRKLNERPKRRKNERRKKKWSASSRKKRNARLRKAEAKAKEEKAKAEAEAKAKAEVDAAKEEAEAKEAATEEARDTVPASPISSPKPPNGLLPSTIPDRPSPLSNSTTAPGRPSPLSITTSQANERPKRPVPGPLDLTSAQGNRSAAPPSALASARIIEDLNVVPYPETIKTPNPDLNIAATPGKFRYDREFLLQFERVQRENPIRSLPSMLSASNPANRVQGIPVARRQGSVGLGLGPGLAKGGFAMGNFQSPSSSQARFDASNAARSGMAFGSGAAGRLTPMSRSASQGALVAQVLWIPNSCESTANLEPVVPLEQSENRWVAGSTLRTPQQLEERQLIIEWANKSEQEKDGSTLMQVIKLVFEKAKDEAAFSEMTRQFATRRVNQSLVGCYSASTCLTDAKKTLSADGTPKEAALAAAASKAGEDKAAEAASTENGEAVLYSDEYYAAAKAKRQGLGLVRFIGELFKLQMLTERIMHECIKKLLSNVVNPEEEEIESLCKLLTTVGQSLDNPKARNHMDIYFERMQEMAKGSSINSRMQFMLQVSRQTLSNCVRDTGKHVPPPLVPLRHTKIPLDDSGRHGVSRGGSRRGEHRGANATEPDGWNVAGGAGASRPPARAGDLSQFGKISKPTGIQFGPSSVFSKKDANKRDSSIGRASGANMFSALSGGTVDGPPPPTERTANSRKPSVDLGPGGSPVVAGAGERKKLNLLPRTKPTEADNDKGDGKEEDKEEDKEEAPEDVKEYLGVENIDEAILALEALPSEHRHLFVDKLVNASMDGGNKVVVLTEKLFSAARSRSVISPEGFERGMIPTIEMADDLSIDVPKTYEWLARMIHAAGLDRAGAEEMANNISVYGEPPVPPRELLLKEFEKVSSA
- a CDS encoding dsrm domain protein, yielding MTRFYTRIYTPSRTSGYRDQLNVWSDRVHIGHIQFTTQGFYHQTDQMQYQAIPFSPKLSTMATDTKHMANPIWMRRDCPYRASPKTDFPLIPALSYLTISPMYLVRVLLFFYPTVIMYGAEESLVDPYVIGWGTSKRKAEENAAEKLLTSRRYCFY